The genomic DNA CCTACTCACAGAAAGAAGGCTTCCCACATGCTGGATGCACCCAGGTGGGCTGCTCCACATGCCAGGTCACTCCCTGCCTCTCGTGCAGGCACTGTAACCACAGTCCTCAGGGAGAACCTCAGCATCAATCACCAGTTTGCTGCCAGAGTCTGGTAGATAAAGCTGGTAATGTGCAAGGAATGAATGGGAATCACAGTTAAAACAGGAGGCACCCCATCCTGGACCAACACCACAGGGTGAGGAGCTTGCACAGTTGCCACTTACCAGCAGGAAAAGCTCCATGCTAAAGTAATAGCAAATACATAAGTAGGAAGCCACAGTTTCTTTGTCCTTCGCACTTGAAAACTCTGCCATCAGCAATTGTAGTCCATTCCCAAGTTCCCCAGTGGTGTTATCCTGTCATTAGTTACTGCACTGCACTCGGTTCCTACAACAAACTCATCCCATAGCTCCAAGACCTCCACTTGAAGCCCAAAGCAAAATTAGATCTGCTGCAAAGGGTCCTCTCCGTGTGATAAACCAAAAAGGAAACTCACCAGCAGATTTTTCTACTATGGTCATTGTCATGGGGTCAGCACCTGCAAGCAAAAGGGTCTCTAGATGTAGGAAAATTGGGATTTGCAGGATCGCACAGTAATGGCAATGTGCCCACAGAGTACCAGCCCTCAGTGTAGCACATACATCAGAACCACAGCAAACgtggagggagcagagctgcctcatTCCACGACCTGACCAGCATATATTGCAGAGGGAAAACACAGCAGTAGTCTTGTATTCCTCAGAATGCAGCctaggaaatttttttcctaactaaTTACTATCCCATACGTTCACCTCTGATCAGAAATGGCAGTGAAAGCCAAAATTATTGGTAAAAACCAATGTTGCCAATTGCATCCCTCCTTTCTGCTGTAGCTCAGTGAGGTGTAAACCATTTTTCAGCAAACTGCCATCTCCATGTAGGTGCTTTTATTACAGCAGTACGTGCTGTTTAAATATGAAGGGTTTGGATCATTTCTAGTACAGCCAGCTTACACTGAAGCAAATGTCCCTTAGGACTGCCACATCAGTCTGATGAGATTTGTGGTGGCTGGAGAAGCTGACAGGTAGGAAGTTCTCCTGAAACATCATATTAATCTGCCAGGAAGTCTCCACATCATCTGGTGACAGGCACACAAGAGGATTTGAGACAGAgaccacagctgagctgtgtcccCAGATTACCTCAGCTGACCTTCCAGTTTAGATGTTTCCTGCCACTCCAAGTAAACCTTGCCCCTGTGTTTGGCTCCCAGCAGGAAGAGCTGAACAACTCCTGAAGCATCTCTCTTCTCTGCTTCCTACTGTCACTATTACTTGGTGACTCACTCCTGAGTATGCCCACAACCTGCTCAGCCAATGCTGCTGGAAAGCCCTgccagacacagccctgcagctcaaTCAAGATAAATACCACCtgtccccttcctcccctcgAGAACCAGCACAGGCACACTTGTGAGCAGAAGagatcccagctctcccagatgAGGCTCAGAGTGAGACACTGTAGAGACAGAAATTCCCATGTGAATTAGCAAGGGAAAGAGGGTCAGCTAGGAATGGCCCTGCCACCATTCCTTGGTCACAGCTCCTGGGAAGCTCTGGGACTGCCAGGCAAGGATCTGAACGGCTGGGTGAGATCTCACATGCCCCAGACATCCTCATGCCCTCattcctgcacagccctgtcacTCCTGCAGTGCTGACAATGGCTGTGGAAGCACCGAGGCCGATGGAACGGGCAGGTTCACACTGAGTTATGGATGTCTCCAGCCCAGCAAGGAACAGAAGCAGTTCTGCACTGCTGATGCTGTGAGGATGAGACCACTACATTACAGTACCATATTATCCAGCTGACAGCCTAATGGACCATTGAGCTCTTCACCCTaaaaaaatgctgcaaacaAAACCAGTCACGCAAGCAGGCAAGCCAGAGCACTTACCGTGTGCAAGGCTGCCACCACATGGCACAAGGACAAGCCTGTAGATTCCTtgagccagggcaggagaggggaaaacaCACCTCCAGCCAGCCCTCGCCTCACTAACCAGCTGCAGCCAAATCGTGAGGTCTCAGCTGGATCAATTACTTTGGTCTGGTTCCTCTTGCACCCTTCCATCCACTCTAAGTCACTAAAATCTCTTGTGAAGAAACCACCTGAATCTTGTAAAATGGAGATTCCTAAGACATGGATGAGATCTGGCCATTCTCACTACAGAAAATTTGAATCGAGCAAAATCAGTTTAACAGTGTCCCACAGACCAGAAAAGTCTGGGCTCAGCAGAGCCTGAGAGCACTGATAGACAAAAATCTACCAAGCTTTTGCAGCTCCTAAACTCACACTGCTCATGGCATGGAACTACTGCAAAAGCATGACACTTCCAATAATGGCTGGGCAGCCTTGGCCCCTCATGTTGAACTGCAGAGCAGTTCAGGTAACTGTGGTTCTGCTCTGCAGTAACAGAGCCAAAACACAAATGTAGAAGCAAGAGGAGCAAGAGAAATCACAGCTTTGTGTTGGAGGAGTACAGGCCAAGTCAGGCCATAGAAGGACGACAGGGAAACAGAGCTGACATTTACCTGCCTCCATCAtctgtcactataggacacgagATAACACAACATGGACATGCTGCTCTTTTCAAGGTAAAAAGGGACCTTTTAATTTCTCATTCCAGCATTTACAGacttccaaaagtgacagtggattggagggtgaaagtgccacctctccaatgacacttGACAAActaacagtccatcaaatttctcctcctccataaaagaatgcaaaacaataagttatttacataaagtgtgtgagaaagttcgttacaagaatgtaaactcagaaggcttagaaaatcttaaaaaatcagggccACAATCGTCCTCAAGCCCAGGCAGTGTTTTGGGGATTCCTTAGTTTTGAGGGTGCTCCATCCAGCAGAACCACACAGAAATGGTGCCTCCAACAAGTCCCAGGCTTCTTTTTTGCTGTTCTCCTCTCTTGACTGATGGCAGGTTTCTGATGAAAACATAGAGCCCAAAGTGGTGGCTGGCAGTGGTTCAGACAGTGAGACACAACCAGACATGGCAAAGTGGTGCCTCTGTCACTGGCCTTCACAGAGAAGGGacagcctccagcagcactgagctttCATGGCAGTGGTGCCTGCCATCTTTGCAGCAAACTCATCTCCATTTCCAAGCTGTCATCATCTTCCCTGGTCAATAAAGGTCTTTTTATCCTCCATTTTACCGGGCAATCCATCAGGTGGACAGGCATCAAAGCCTGACTGAGATAAACCAGCCAACTGTGAAACCCTTATCTGCAGTTCATCCTCACTCCCAGAGACCATAAAGCACATTGAGTGGGTTCTTCAAGATAAGAATACCTTTCTTTATAGGGTCAGAGAGAGCACAGAGTGCCATGAAACATGCTCAGGGCACAGTGCTGCATAAACAAGGCACTGGGAAAATGGAGATGTTGAACAcacttcccctcctcccctccctctgccctgtTCAGAGCTACTGTCTGTGCCTTTCCCCCAGCATGGATCAGGGAAACTCATACATACCCAGCCCAAGGGTTTTCTGTTCAACTAGAAGCTGGACAGAAGCTCTGCTGGAAGAGAGATCACATTTCTTAAGTGATCACACCACTCACAGAGCTTTTTCCTGGAGGATGAAGAGGGTGTGAGGCTGCCTCTGAAAGCAGATCTGCATAGGAACTGCCCTGGCTGAAACCACTCTATGATAAATAAGTGGGCATTAAAGAAGATGCCTTTGGCTTTTCCAAGTGTCTTCTCATATGGAAGTAAGACAAGTATTGCTGGATCAATTCACTTTCAAGCACTGTACTGATGCAGTTGCAGCTTTGCTCCCAGGGACACCCTCTGCCCTTTCACAGATGAAAAAATTTCTGCTGACCTCCAGCCGTGCTGTTCCTCTATAGCTGCAGGTCatctgtggggtttgggtttaGCCTTAGCACCCAGAAAAAGCTGAGCAACCTTCTGGGTAGGTTCCCTTAACCTTGCCTCCTGTAACAGCTTAAGCAGTTAGAAGCAGCTTTTACAGCCTGTCTTGAAACTTTCTGCTCTTTGAGAAAACTTTTGACATAAGAAATGCCCTGGGACCAACCACCTCCCTCCAAAGGGGTTATGGTGCCAGGCAAATCAATAAAGTGTGTCCCCTTCAGCAGGATggtggcccagctctgccatgagtcATCTGAACTATCACACAGAGAGCAGAAGTCGAAGCCAGCACTTGGAAACCTGTCCATGACAGATCAAGTAGACAGATATGCTTAACTGAGCTGAAAACAACAGCAGGAAAGAACTTctggaggagagagaaaaaggaaaactgtgtTTATTTCTGCCCATCAGGACAGCCTTCAGGAGTTTTCTAAAGGCTCCAGGGACTCCTAAAGCCCTTATTCAAGCCTGAGCATGGCAGCAATACACACACATCTCCCACCCCCCAGGCACAAggtgctgctttgtgctgtgaCAGTGACTGACAGCATGAGCAGATCCAGGAATGCCTGGGTaccccctgcagccccttccccactgtcccacagcacaggcagcagtcCTGTCCCAAAGCACTGCCCACAGGTCAGCAATGCTGCTTAGGGCAGGCACAGAacactgcagcacctgcagccacccctgtCAGTGAGCACCCCCACATTGCACATGGGTGGGAAGCAGCCACACAGAGTGGGCAGCTGGCCAGCCAGTAAATTGATTGCAAAGACAGGCAGGTGATAGATGGGATTCATGTGGGAAACAGGAGAGGATAAATTGCCCATCTGTGACTGATACAGCAGAGAACAGCACATGATGGAGCAAAATGAATGGGCACAGAGGGATCAAGGATGGAAAGACTGACTGGAGTGTAAATAATTGAATCCCTAAGGCCTGGATCCTGTCTTTGGGACTACGTGGGATTGCAAACGTAGGAGCACAACTGAAAGGAATGATTCATGGGCTGCGTGTGACAGATAGGACCCCCAGAGCAATCTCCTAGTGGTGTGGAGGTGGGAATGCCACTTGACAGGATGGTGAGGGAGTGTATGAGATGAGGAGCTTCCTCCACATCCTTCTGTGAACCTTTGAACCCAGCCTCTATGGAAACAACCTGGAAGGGTCCACCAAAATTAGAGGTGATGCCACAGCTTAGCACTCAgggcctgggcagggacacagttTGTCAGTGGGAACCAATTCCCTACACACAATGAACCCAGCCTTACACCAAAAGCactctgctcagtgctgccagCTTCTTCCCTGCAGGAATCTTTGTCAGGGAGACTAAAACATTAGACAAATCAGCTCTATCCCCTCTGTccatctctgccctgctgctgtgcaggttCAAGTTGGCAGAATCAGCAAGTAAGCAAGTGCCAAACTATTTCTAGGGCATTCCAGTCTCACAGGAGGCAGGAGCCCCCGAGTGCCTTAGGAAGGAGGCTTTCAGCAGTGCCACCCCAGAGCGGCGtgctggaaagctgctcagAAGCACTCTTGATTGTCCTGTGCCGTGTTGCTTGGTTTTGGCCCTGAAATTACTCAGATGGAAAGACAAGGTCCTGTTCTTATGGCAGGAGACTCACATGTACATGGCACAAGTGCAGCTGGGACGTGCCCAAGCACCTGTCCCCTTCTAGACcgcctgcagcagggcaggcccATCAGCTGCACTGTCCTGCTGCTACTGTGGATTTATCACCATCCCCCAAATGACTGGGGGCTGCCAGAGGACACTAACTGCAGGTCATGTGTGCCCACAGCATCCCTCTCAccagcctctgctctcccagaggcCATCAACAATGGCCAAGAGAAAACAGGAGCTGTGTcgccctcctgcctgcagcagcccacaGGGACCTGTTCAAGTGGTAATTTTCATGCTCTTAAGGCCACCTATGCTTTCTTACTTTgcaattctatttttttcttccaagtttAAACCTTTAGCACCTACCACAACCTTTGGCAAGGAGGATATTTCATGCCACGCTGCTGAATCACAGAGGTAGCAGGCAATCCAGTTCCTTAGTCCCAATCCTCCTGGTGCTTGGACTTCTTCCTGTATCTGTTTTAAGCAGATGAGGTGATAGAtagctcttttttttgttgttgttgttttttttggttgtttttttttttttgagattgtGAACAAATTTTATGCTGAGATCTGTTGTCTCATAGCTCATTTCCAACCTGCCATGCCACTCAAACCCTGGAAAGGGTGGCAGAAAGGGACCTTTGGGTCTCTACCCCCCTGACACTTGGAACAAGATTACTGGCAACAGTAGATCAACAAAATTATAATCTTGTCTAGCTGAGTCCTGAAAATCCCCAAAGATGAAGATGGCAAAGGCCACAAATATTCAGCACATCTTCTTTCCAAGAAACACTAAGAGTATGGGGAAAGTTCAGATTTTCTCAAATAGTTACTCAAAAATGAGCGTCAGATAGGGATGAATGGATGTAAAGCTCTGTGGGGAAGGACTTGGTGTGCTGGTGGTTGAAAAGTTGGACATGTCTTGTCAGTATGCACTTACAGCCCAGAAAACCAAACATCTCCTGGGCTGCAACAAAAGAGAAATGGCCAGCGGGTCAAGGGAGTGATTTTCCTGCTCTACTCCACTCTCACAAGACCCCACCTTGGGGTGGTCACAATCAGTGCCAATCTGTGCAGCAGATACATCTCAGAAAGACCTGGCTGGCACTCACTGGGCAGCAGCAAGGCCATGGAGCACCAGAAGAGTCTGACTGAAGTCCAAATAAATTCTAGCTTCCAAGCACAGAGGGTTATTCCACCGAGCATAAGGCAGAAACAGACCTTCTGTGTAGGGATGTAACTTCTAATTATGCCTTGTTCCCTGCAGCCTATATTCTAGGTTCATTATTGTCTCTCATGTTTGTTAATCAGCTACCTGATTTTAACAAGAAGATAACTTCTAGGAGATATGCAAATAATTCTGCAATTTTCCTTTCCAATGACTCAGCATTTGCATCAGAAATGTGTTAACAGAATACAAAAGCTATTAAGAAGCTCTCTGCATAATTACACTCTTCCTTGCCTCCAGTTCTTAATAatttatgaaagaaaattagTATCTTGTAATATTCAACCTTgccagaagaaaaattttttaaGTTATCTTTTCTTCTGGTTAAAATCTCATTTCTACAATTTTCCCTTCTCTAAAGACTAGTCTCTAAAATTTTACTTAAATAAGGCAAAATTAAATACTCTCAGTAGAAAAATATAAGTaagtgaaaaaaattgctttcagaaTCGAGGAGACTGGCACCAGTTTCAAATAGGATTGTCACACTGAGAGTCAATAGAGCActtttattttacctttctcTATTTTCTCCAGGATAGATCACATGGCTGTGACTGAGTTCATTACTGTCACAGAAAGGCAAGTGAAGTCATGTTTACCCAAATGGTCCCATTCATGCCATGTATTTGGGATCAAGTGCCACACATTGATGATCATGGAATTAACATTAAATATGTTGGAAAATACATCAGTGTAGAGAACATTTTTAGGGGGCAGCTATTCTCTTAGGAGACACAACAACAGTACATACCCACTCAGTGCCTGTTGTGCAGGAGTTGTTTAGGAGAAAGAAAGCTGGTCTGGGCTACCTACAGGTGGGACACTGAGCTTTTACTTGGTTCACGTtgttcaggctttttttttctgagcaagaGCTTGGAATTTAACTGTTTAGAGGAAGTTACAATATTCACAACCTAAGAGATAACTTCTACccttggttttgctttctttacctTCCTCATGGTTCTGCTTTcttcaccttcagctggcccttCTCCCTTTGAAAAATCACATCTTCAAGAAACAAGGAAACCCACCACAGCATAACTCTCCAGTACTTAAGCCCTTACAATCCTTCCCCCCAGGATGACAATTCCAGCAACCATCCCACCAAAAACAAGGTAACAGAAAGACACCCTCATCTCCACTGGCTTAACAGGGAAAGCTGGGACAGAAAGCTGGGAAAGCTAGGGAAGGAGATCAGGCAGAGAGAAATAACCCTCTGCATGCTTCATCAGCCACAAAACATTCTGATTAGGCATCTTGCTTAAAACAGCCAAGCCAGGGGCCTTTGCATGAAACATGCCTTGTGTTGGGCAGTAAACACAAAGGTGTGCACGGAATGGAAATCTGAAACTGCAATCAGCTTGCAGAGGTTACCTGGAGGAATAAGAACATATTAAGCAGATAATAAAATAACCTCCCTATGATGCCATGTAGGCAGAGCACActgtcagaaagaaaaaaagccataCTTGAAAGGACTCAGAGGTTGACACGCAGACAGAAAAGGTGTGTGTGATATCTGTGTATGTACCTGTGTGGGACATATTCAAACACTTGACAGTTCTAATCCCAGTTCATACGCAGAAGCACAGGCAATTTTACAAGAAGTTCATACCCTAGATTTTGGGAAACTGCATACAAACTTTTGCAGAGCCAGACCCTGTGCAAAGCCAACCTCTGGGCTCTGCAAAGCTAACCACTCTTATCAGTGACCGCCAGATGAGATACTCTTTGGATAGCAGTGCTGCCGAGACACCAGCCATGCTGGTGGGACAGTGTGCCAAGGCTTTCCAGCCCCCTGTATGTATTCTCACGCCTTCGGAGGCAGGCAGGTTGCGTTATTGCCGGGACagtttttctgttccttctgtTAGAGGCGCACTCACAGCTCAGCAGAAGCCATTTCATGTCACTTTATGACGAGACGGGGGCCCTGACCTTAAGAGCCGCACGGCAGGGCGTGCGTATTTCCAACCTGCCTGCACTGCCCGAGACCCTGCGATCAAAGCACAGCCCCGAGGGGCTGGGGCCGAGGAGGGAAGCCCGGGGCACGCTGGAATCCCGGCGGGCACCCCCCATTGACTGTTCTGCccccctgcacagctctgacGGGAGAGTTTTCCATCCCCGTGAGCGCGTTCCTGGGCAGGTCCCCGCCGTGCCATCCCAGCCGTGGGCgtccccgcggccgccccgcgccccgcccggTACCGGTACCGgtcccgccccgcgcccgccgtTGGCTCCCGCGCTGCCGCGGCCGTTGCGCCCCGAGCcgcccccgctgtccccgctgctGTCCCCGCTTCTGTCCCCGCTCAGGTGGCGACATGGCGCGGCCGCTGgcgctcctgctgctgctgcccgtcCTCCTCGCCGGTACCGCGCACCGCGCCGGGCCGCTGGCGGTCGAGAGGGGAGCCGGGGAGGTGGGAGGCGGGCTGGTACCGTGTCCCGGCCGGTGCCGTCCCAGGAAGGGGGAGCCTGAAGCGGTGCCGTGCCCCGGCTGGCTcagcggagcggcggcgggatCTAAGCCGGGGGTGGGCACCGGAGCCAACCGGAGGCACGGCGGGGAGCCGGCACGGGATGGTGCCGGACGGCCGGGACCGGGACTGCGGCTAGACCGGGGGACGGCGGGGTCGGACCGCGGCTGCTCAGGGTGTCCCCGGAGCGGACAGAGAGGGGTCAGGGTGCCGGCACGGGCAGCGTGCCGTCGGTAACAGCCGGGGCCGGTCCCGCGGGGCTCGGGGGGTTCCGTGCGGGACCCGGCGCCGTTAACGCTGCTCGCTCTCCTCAGGTCTCCTGTGGTGTCCCGGAGCCATGGCCAGCTACCCGGTGAGTGCCGCCAGTTCCGCTGCccccctgcctccagccaggcctcccgctgccccggccccttCCCCAGAGCCGCGGGCCGCACGCTGGGGCTGTGAGCCTGGCCCGGGTCCCGAGCCCGGCCCTCACTCAGCTGGGGTCTCTCCCCGCAGCTGAGGCGCCCGGGACGCTGCTGGCTCCGCAGCACACTCGCCCTGGCCATGCCCATCTCTCACCATCTCCCTCTGCCCTTCATGCCCATCTCTCACCATCTCGGTCTGCCTTGCCCTTCATGGGCACTCGCTGTCCGTGTGTCCCGCTGATGCTCAGCGGTCGGAGGCGCTGCGCTGTGAGGCGCACACAAGTCCTGACGCCACAGCCAAGccgtgccaggcagcaggagccaagCCTCAAGTGATCAATTCCCATAAGAGCATGAAAGATAATGTGGCGCTTTAAAatgctgtgccagctccccaTGGACgcctttttttctgtgcatgcCAGGATTCTTTAGAAGCTGAGCAGAAACCTGTTTCAAATGGTGTAACTTTGACTTCTCTTGTACCTGTCTTCCCAGCCCAACTGCGCTCGGTATGGGAACTACATGTGTCCAAGGGACTACCATCCAGTTTGTGGCACTGATGGAGAGACCTACGGAAACGAGTGTGTGCTCTGCCTTGCTAACAGGTAGTCAGTtctgtccttcccttccctaCGTGCAAGCAGAACATTCATCCTAACATTCCAGATAACTGAAGCCAGATAATTTACTGGCTTTGGATCATTTGCACTGTTGCACTGCAATTTCAGCAGTGTCCTCTCAGCTGTGTATCCCCTGCAAGAGATTTTATCGTGGTACCTGTAAATGGCTTAGATTGAATTCGGTCAGCTGGATGTACTGAATATTTGTATTACTATTTCCTGAGAAGGAGCATCTTAAAGGAGCTTGCTTGTCATGTTCATACAATGCCATACATCCAATAAACATA from Ammospiza nelsoni isolate bAmmNel1 chromosome 4, bAmmNel1.pri, whole genome shotgun sequence includes the following:
- the SPINK2 gene encoding serine protease inhibitor Kazal-type 2, with the translated sequence MARPLALLLLLPVLLAGLLWCPGAMASYPPNCARYGNYMCPRDYHPVCGTDGETYGNECVLCLANREDHTRIEIAHKGHC